The proteins below are encoded in one region of Brachyspira intermedia PWS/A:
- a CDS encoding YggT family protein — MLIETIRFIYYLLMQTLRLYSFIWFVWIILSWLQAFGAMHLDYYNPIVNFFYQITDGIIDKIFGGRRLIVGVLDLSPLVFLLVLQLVVPIILRVIFQFLLNIVARI; from the coding sequence ATGTTAATAGAAACAATTAGATTTATATACTATTTATTAATGCAAACTCTAAGACTTTATTCTTTTATATGGTTTGTATGGATTATATTAAGCTGGCTTCAAGCTTTCGGTGCTATGCATTTGGACTATTATAACCCAATAGTAAACTTTTTCTATCAAATAACTGATGGAATTATAGATAAAATATTCGGAGGAAGAAGACTTATTGTAGGAGTTTTGGATTTATCTCCATTAGTGTTTCTTTTAGTACTACAATTAGTAGTTCCTATAATATTAAGAGTAATATTTCAATTTTTATTAAACATAGTTGCTAGGATATAG